A section of the Clostridium omnivorum genome encodes:
- the iorA gene encoding indolepyruvate ferredoxin oxidoreductase subunit alpha, whose amino-acid sequence MKVIMTGNEAMARGAYEAGCKVASAYPGTPSTEILENFATYEGVYAEWAPNEKVAFEVASGASIGGARSLTTMKHVGLNVAADPMFTMAYEGVNGGFVVVSADDPGMHSSQNEQDNRLYAPHAKVAMIEPSDSQECKDFIKAAFEISEKFDTLVLFRSTTRISHSKGIVELADKENIEVKPYKKDVQKYIMIPAHSKKKHYEVEERLEALREYSNNSTLNRIEWGNKSIGIITSGISYAYAREVFGDNASYLKIGMSFPLPNKMIKEFAEHVEALYIIEENEPYLENAVKVMGISCIGKDKIPVCGELNPDIIRKALLNEESKPYYETDIKAPARPPVLCPGCPHRPLFHAISKYKDVIATSDIGCYTLGMVPPLNVADTVICMGASISGGIGMQKASMMGNRESKIFAILGDSTFFHSGITGLINSVYNNSPIVTCILDNRITGMTGHQENPGTGRTLQKKPAPFIDIESIVLSIGIKKENIRVVDPYKLKETEEAVKDAYNSTEPFVIITKQPCALIKDVVKARAKLKCVVDPNKCKRCKACLRTGCPALTFKNGVVSIDRNMCNGCELCKQVCKFNAIEKVGE is encoded by the coding sequence ATGAAAGTTATCATGACTGGTAATGAGGCTATGGCTAGGGGAGCCTATGAGGCTGGATGTAAGGTTGCATCAGCATATCCAGGCACACCAAGTACAGAAATACTAGAAAACTTTGCAACATATGAAGGTGTATACGCTGAATGGGCACCGAATGAAAAGGTTGCTTTTGAAGTTGCCTCAGGTGCTTCAATAGGTGGAGCAAGGAGTCTTACAACAATGAAGCATGTAGGATTAAATGTTGCTGCCGATCCAATGTTCACTATGGCTTATGAAGGAGTTAATGGAGGATTTGTTGTTGTAAGTGCTGACGACCCAGGAATGCACTCATCACAAAATGAACAGGATAATAGATTGTATGCTCCTCATGCTAAAGTGGCTATGATTGAGCCATCTGATTCACAAGAATGCAAGGATTTTATAAAAGCAGCATTTGAAATAAGTGAAAAATTTGATACTTTAGTTTTGTTTAGAAGCACAACTAGAATATCTCATTCAAAAGGAATCGTTGAGTTAGCTGATAAAGAAAATATTGAAGTTAAGCCATATAAAAAGGATGTCCAAAAGTACATAATGATACCTGCGCATTCTAAGAAGAAGCATTATGAGGTAGAAGAAAGACTTGAAGCACTAAGGGAATATTCAAACAACTCTACTTTGAATAGGATTGAATGGGGAAACAAATCTATTGGTATAATTACTAGCGGAATATCCTATGCATATGCAAGAGAGGTATTTGGAGATAATGCTTCTTATCTTAAAATAGGAATGAGTTTTCCATTGCCTAATAAGATGATAAAAGAATTTGCAGAACATGTAGAAGCTTTATATATCATTGAGGAGAATGAACCTTATTTAGAAAATGCTGTTAAGGTTATGGGAATAAGCTGTATTGGTAAAGATAAAATTCCTGTATGTGGTGAATTAAATCCTGATATTATAAGAAAAGCGCTACTTAATGAGGAATCAAAACCATATTATGAAACTGACATTAAAGCGCCTGCAAGACCTCCTGTGCTTTGTCCAGGGTGTCCACATAGACCACTTTTCCATGCAATATCAAAATATAAGGATGTAATTGCAACAAGTGACATTGGTTGTTATACATTGGGTATGGTTCCACCTTTAAATGTTGCCGATACTGTTATTTGTATGGGGGCTTCTATATCAGGTGGAATTGGTATGCAAAAGGCTAGCATGATGGGTAATAGAGAAAGTAAGATTTTTGCAATACTCGGTGATTCAACTTTCTTCCATTCAGGTATCACAGGGCTCATTAATTCTGTATATAACAATAGTCCAATAGTTACTTGTATACTTGATAATAGAATAACAGGAATGACAGGACATCAGGAAAATCCAGGTACTGGAAGGACCTTGCAAAAGAAACCAGCACCTTTTATAGATATAGAGTCTATTGTTCTCTCAATAGGAATAAAGAAAGAGAATATAAGAGTTGTAGATCCATATAAGTTGAAAGAAACAGAAGAAGCAGTTAAGGATGCATATAATAGCACTGAACCTTTTGTAATTATAACAAAACAACCTTGTGCTCTTATAAAGGATGTAGTAAAAGCTAGAGCTAAACTTAAGTGTGTTGTAGATCCAAATAAGTGCAAGAGGTGTAAGGCTTGCCTTAGAACAGGATGTCCTGCGCTTACCTTTAAAAATGGTGTTGTTAGTATAGACAGAAATATGTGTAATGGCTGTGAGCTATGCAAGCAGGTATGTAAATTCAATGCTATAGAAAAGGTGGGTGAATAA
- a CDS encoding phosphate butyryltransferase gives MVNKLENLLEIACNKRKKVISVAVAQDKEVLTAVIKAVEMNIVDAILVGDEQKIIEIAGRENLNISNVKIVDEKDIIRAAAKAVELVANGQANFIMKGMLNTSDLLKAVLNKEMGLRGEGLLSHVMIYDVPSYHKLLMLTDGGMVLYPDLNEKVGIIKNAVKVAHALNIDNPKIAPLCAVESVNTNMQATIDASLLTQMNKRGQIKGCIIDGPLALDNAISEESTKHKGIVSAVAGDSDILLVPNIEAGNMLGKSLTYFANAENAGVIMGAKCPVVLVSRADSAKSKLYSIALGSIIAE, from the coding sequence ATGGTAAATAAATTAGAAAACTTACTAGAAATTGCTTGTAATAAGAGAAAAAAGGTAATTTCAGTAGCAGTAGCTCAAGACAAAGAAGTATTAACCGCTGTAATAAAGGCTGTTGAAATGAATATTGTCGATGCAATTTTAGTAGGAGACGAACAGAAAATTATTGAAATAGCAGGCAGAGAAAATTTAAACATTAGTAATGTGAAAATTGTAGATGAAAAGGATATAATTAGAGCTGCGGCTAAAGCTGTAGAACTTGTAGCAAATGGACAAGCAAATTTCATTATGAAAGGAATGCTTAATACTTCTGATCTTTTAAAGGCTGTATTAAACAAGGAAATGGGCTTAAGAGGAGAAGGACTGTTATCACATGTAATGATATATGATGTACCTTCTTATCATAAATTATTAATGCTTACTGATGGAGGAATGGTTTTATATCCAGATTTGAATGAAAAGGTAGGCATTATTAAAAATGCAGTAAAGGTGGCGCACGCACTGAATATAGATAATCCCAAAATTGCACCACTTTGTGCAGTTGAATCAGTTAACACTAATATGCAAGCAACTATCGATGCATCGTTACTGACGCAAATGAATAAAAGAGGTCAAATAAAAGGCTGTATTATAGATGGACCACTAGCATTAGATAATGCTATATCTGAAGAGTCCACAAAACATAAAGGCATTGTTAGTGCAGTTGCTGGAGATAGTGACATCTTATTAGTTCCCAATATCGAAGCAGGAAATATGTTGGGTAAGTCCTTAACATACTTTGCAAATGCAGAAAATGCCGGAGTGATTATGGGAGCAAAATGTCCAGTAGTGTTAGTATCTAGAGCTGATTCTGCAAAGTCAAAACTTTATTCAATAGCTCTTGGCTCAATAATTGCAGAGTAA
- the glnA gene encoding type I glutamate--ammonia ligase, whose protein sequence is MFTNYNELKSFVEKENIKIIDFKVITLPGRWNHLAIPVERLNEKLFSDGIGFDGSSYGYSTIEDSDMCFIPDMRTAFIDPYCKVPTLSMIANIYTIGNNEGRFNGDPRYIAEKAEVCLRDLGIADEFVIGPEFEFYIFDHISFETKAQHQEVSIDSQQAPWNSNTKENNFGYKVPFQKGYHMGLPYDINNDLRSEMVLKLQEMGIAVKYHHHEVGAAGQLEIEVELGEMTKMADATMMAKYVIKNEAVAHGKTATFMPKPLYGEAGSGMHVHMLLRKNGDNIFYGDKYSKLSQEALYFIGGILKHSKALLAFTNPSTNSYKRLVPGFEAPVSICFATGNRSSVIRIPGYVKEASKRRFEFRPSDATANPYLAYSALLMAGIDGIMNKIDPTEEGYGPYDVNVFDLPEEERNKIEALPKSLDEALEELKNDYKFLTRNGVFDEHFINNWIKYKFDKELMKLIPVPNPKEFELYYDL, encoded by the coding sequence ATGTTTACAAATTATAATGAATTAAAAAGTTTTGTAGAAAAAGAAAATATCAAAATAATTGATTTTAAAGTGATAACGTTACCAGGAAGATGGAATCATTTAGCAATTCCAGTAGAGAGATTAAATGAAAAATTGTTTTCTGATGGTATAGGTTTTGATGGTTCAAGCTATGGTTACTCAACAATAGAGGATTCAGATATGTGTTTCATTCCAGATATGAGGACAGCATTTATTGATCCATATTGTAAAGTTCCTACTCTAAGCATGATTGCTAATATTTACACAATTGGTAATAATGAAGGAAGATTTAATGGAGATCCAAGATACATAGCTGAAAAAGCTGAAGTTTGTTTAAGAGATTTAGGAATTGCTGATGAATTTGTTATCGGACCTGAATTTGAATTTTATATATTTGATCATATTAGTTTTGAAACAAAAGCCCAGCATCAAGAGGTTAGTATAGATTCTCAGCAAGCTCCATGGAATTCAAATACAAAGGAAAATAACTTTGGATATAAAGTACCTTTCCAAAAAGGATATCATATGGGATTACCATACGACATTAACAATGACCTGAGAAGCGAAATGGTGTTAAAGCTTCAGGAAATGGGCATAGCTGTTAAATACCATCATCATGAAGTAGGTGCAGCAGGTCAGCTTGAAATAGAAGTTGAACTTGGAGAAATGACTAAAATGGCTGATGCTACTATGATGGCTAAATATGTTATAAAAAATGAGGCTGTTGCACACGGAAAAACCGCAACCTTTATGCCAAAACCACTATATGGTGAGGCTGGAAGTGGAATGCATGTGCATATGCTGCTTAGGAAGAATGGTGACAACATATTCTATGGAGATAAATATTCTAAGCTTAGCCAAGAAGCACTTTATTTTATTGGTGGTATTCTAAAGCATTCTAAAGCACTTTTGGCATTTACTAATCCATCTACAAATTCATATAAAAGACTTGTACCAGGATTCGAAGCACCTGTATCAATTTGCTTTGCAACAGGTAATAGAAGTTCTGTTATTAGAATTCCTGGTTATGTAAAAGAAGCTTCAAAGAGAAGATTTGAGTTTAGACCTTCAGATGCAACTGCCAACCCATATTTAGCTTATTCAGCTTTACTTATGGCTGGTATTGATGGAATAATGAATAAAATAGACCCTACTGAAGAAGGTTATGGACCATACGATGTAAATGTATTTGATTTACCAGAGGAAGAAAGAAACAAAATCGAAGCACTACCAAAATCCTTAGATGAAGCATTGGAAGAATTAAAGAATGATTATAAATTTTTAACTAGAAATGGAGTATTTGATGAACATTTCATTAATAATTGGATTAAATATAAATTTGATAAAGAATTAATGAAATTAATACCAGTTCCAAACCCAAAAGAATTTGAGTTATACTACGATTTATAG
- a CDS encoding alpha-hydroxy-acid oxidizing protein, with protein MNYNEVLRNAKENLNGSCRVCPVCNGKACAGEVPGMGGKGTGKAFTENIEALENYKLNMRVIHNAKNPDTSIELFGKKLTVPVLAAPVSGTTLNMGGKYSEMEYISWVIGGCLDAGVYAMVGDTAVDSFLLTNLEVLKSYEGNGIAIIKPWENKNVINKIKLAEEAGAFAVGMDIDAAGLITLALHGKPVGPKNVEEIREIVNSTKLPFILKGIMTADEALLAVEAGVDAIVVSNHGGRVLDQTPGVADVLPEIAEAVKGKIKILSDGGVRNGVDVLKMIALGADAVLIGRPFVTASFGGQREGVKSYIENVQSELKSAMVLTGCNSIDEINDRIIY; from the coding sequence ATGAATTATAATGAGGTACTAAGAAATGCTAAAGAAAATTTAAATGGAAGCTGTAGGGTGTGCCCAGTATGTAACGGAAAAGCATGTGCAGGAGAAGTCCCTGGAATGGGTGGAAAGGGAACTGGTAAGGCTTTTACAGAGAATATAGAAGCTCTAGAAAACTATAAATTAAATATGAGGGTAATTCATAATGCAAAAAACCCAGACACTTCAATAGAACTATTTGGGAAAAAATTAACTGTACCAGTATTAGCAGCTCCTGTTTCTGGCACTACATTAAATATGGGTGGAAAATATAGTGAAATGGAATATATTTCCTGGGTAATAGGAGGATGCCTTGATGCAGGTGTGTATGCAATGGTAGGAGATACTGCTGTAGACTCTTTTCTTCTTACTAATTTAGAGGTATTAAAGTCCTATGAAGGAAATGGTATTGCTATTATTAAACCATGGGAGAACAAAAATGTAATAAATAAGATTAAACTCGCTGAAGAAGCTGGAGCGTTTGCAGTTGGTATGGATATAGATGCAGCAGGACTTATTACTTTAGCTCTTCACGGAAAGCCAGTAGGGCCCAAAAATGTAGAAGAAATTAGAGAAATTGTAAATAGTACTAAATTGCCATTCATTTTGAAAGGTATAATGACAGCTGATGAAGCGCTTCTTGCAGTTGAAGCTGGTGTAGATGCTATAGTAGTTTCAAATCACGGAGGAAGAGTACTAGACCAAACGCCTGGAGTAGCGGATGTACTTCCTGAAATTGCTGAGGCAGTAAAGGGAAAAATTAAAATATTGTCTGATGGGGGAGTAAGAAATGGTGTTGATGTGCTTAAGATGATAGCATTAGGAGCTGATGCTGTGCTAATAGGCAGACCATTTGTAACAGCTTCCTTTGGAGGACAAAGAGAAGGTGTAAAGTCTTATATAGAGAATGTTCAAAGTGAATTGAAATCAGCTATGGTATTGACTGGTTGTAATTCTATTGATGAAATTAACGATAGAATAATTTATTAA
- a CDS encoding DUF523 domain-containing protein, with protein MIIVSACLCGVNSRYDGKNNINHKVLKLLEEGKAILVCPEQLGGFSTPRPPHEIKNGAGADVLSGNSKVISNDNFDGTERFIRGAEETLKIAKAIGAKYAILKSKSPSCGKGIIYDGSFSGVKIPGNGVAAELLQRNNIEVFTEEEFENIDFEYFNK; from the coding sequence TTGATAATAGTCAGTGCATGCTTATGCGGTGTAAATTCAAGATATGACGGAAAAAACAATATAAATCACAAAGTACTTAAGCTTCTTGAAGAGGGTAAAGCTATTTTAGTTTGCCCTGAACAATTAGGAGGTTTTAGTACACCAAGACCTCCACATGAAATTAAAAATGGTGCTGGAGCTGATGTGCTAAGTGGAAATTCCAAGGTAATATCAAATGACAATTTTGATGGCACAGAGAGATTCATTAGAGGTGCAGAAGAAACCTTGAAAATTGCAAAAGCAATAGGTGCAAAATATGCAATACTTAAGTCTAAGAGTCCTTCATGTGGAAAAGGGATAATATATGATGGGAGCTTTTCAGGAGTAAAAATACCTGGAAATGGTGTTGCTGCAGAGCTTTTACAAAGAAATAATATCGAAGTTTTTACGGAAGAAGAATTTGAAAATATAGATTTTGAGTATTTTAATAAGTAA
- a CDS encoding endonuclease MutS2 codes for MNEKALRVLEFNKIKEKIKNYANTGAAKELIDRLEPYDNIFEVREHLEETKEAFMLLIKKGSPPFEGIYDVREAISRVEKGSSLMPGQLLRIAQMLRCARRFKDYVNRKEEEENFRVIEDICEGLIPLKKLEDDILLAIVSEDEISDKASTTLSNIRRSLKDKNASIKDKVNSLIRSNSKYLQDNLYTIRGDRYVIPVKAEHKGSVPGLVHDQSATGATLFIEPMSLVNLNNEIKELMLKEKAEVERILSELSSRVYDSIIAVKNNGNILWELDFIFSKAKYASEINAVCPYVNEDGIIDIIEGKHPLIDPKVVVPSSIYLGREFTSLVITGPNTGGKTVTLKTIGLLHLMAMSGIMIPARENSTVSLFNEVFADIGDEQSIEQSLSTFSSHMTNIVNIINEADNNSLVLFDELGAGTDPTEGAALAMSILENLRKRGTRIVATTHYSELKGYALRTAGVENASVEFDVETLRPTYRLLIGVPGKSNAFEISKRLGLADYIIDAARENISTDTLKFEELIQSLQEKSIKAENDARAVEILKLEAEKYKGKYEEKLYNLEKSRENALINAQREAKRLIKDAKEEADTILKNMRELERLGYSSEARQKLEEERKRLKDRLDKAEDVISSENLNQGEELKKVNEGDEVFLPSLNQKVIVLSKPDNKGEVQVQAGIMKISVKIKDLRASKVSNEEKKKIKKRELKLRVASVASSVDLRGMDSEEAIYTVDKYLDDAYLAGLGEVTIVHGKGTGILRKAINDMLKKHPHVKNYRLGEYGEGGSGVTVVELK; via the coding sequence GTGAATGAAAAGGCGTTAAGGGTATTAGAATTTAATAAAATAAAAGAAAAAATCAAAAATTACGCAAATACAGGGGCAGCAAAAGAATTAATTGATAGGCTTGAGCCTTATGATAATATTTTCGAAGTTAGAGAACATCTAGAAGAAACCAAGGAAGCATTTATGCTCCTAATCAAAAAAGGAAGTCCTCCATTTGAAGGAATATATGACGTGAGAGAGGCAATTTCAAGAGTTGAGAAAGGCTCAAGTCTTATGCCAGGTCAATTATTGAGAATTGCTCAAATGCTAAGATGTGCTAGAAGATTCAAGGACTATGTAAATAGAAAAGAAGAAGAAGAGAACTTTAGAGTGATTGAAGATATTTGTGAAGGCTTAATTCCATTAAAAAAGCTAGAAGATGATATATTGCTTGCAATTGTAAGCGAAGATGAGATATCAGATAAAGCAAGTACAACTTTGAGTAACATTAGAAGAAGTTTGAAAGATAAAAATGCATCCATAAAAGATAAGGTTAATTCTTTGATAAGATCGAATTCTAAATATCTTCAAGATAATTTGTACACTATTAGAGGAGATAGATATGTAATTCCTGTTAAAGCAGAACATAAAGGATCTGTGCCAGGACTTGTACATGATCAAAGTGCTACTGGAGCTACATTATTTATTGAACCTATGAGTCTAGTAAATTTGAATAATGAAATAAAAGAGCTAATGCTAAAGGAAAAGGCTGAAGTTGAAAGAATATTATCAGAATTATCATCAAGGGTATATGATAGCATAATAGCTGTAAAAAATAACGGAAATATATTATGGGAGCTGGATTTTATTTTTTCAAAAGCAAAATATGCCAGCGAAATAAATGCAGTTTGCCCATATGTAAATGAAGATGGAATTATAGATATTATAGAGGGAAAGCATCCTCTTATTGATCCAAAGGTTGTTGTTCCGTCAAGTATTTATCTTGGTAGAGAATTTACCTCACTAGTTATCACTGGACCGAATACTGGTGGAAAGACTGTTACGCTTAAAACTATTGGGCTGCTTCACCTAATGGCAATGAGTGGAATTATGATTCCTGCCAGGGAAAATTCTACTGTGAGTTTATTTAATGAAGTTTTTGCGGATATTGGAGATGAGCAAAGTATAGAGCAAAGTTTATCCACATTTTCTTCTCACATGACTAATATTGTAAATATAATTAATGAAGCTGATAATAATTCCTTAGTTTTATTTGATGAACTTGGTGCAGGAACAGACCCTACAGAGGGAGCAGCCCTTGCAATGTCAATACTGGAAAACTTGAGAAAAAGGGGTACACGTATTGTAGCTACAACACATTATAGTGAACTTAAGGGGTATGCATTAAGAACTGCGGGAGTAGAAAATGCTTCTGTAGAATTTGATGTAGAAACCTTAAGACCAACATATAGATTGCTTATAGGTGTACCAGGTAAATCAAATGCTTTTGAAATATCAAAAAGATTAGGACTTGCCGATTATATTATTGATGCTGCTAGAGAAAATATATCAACAGATACCTTAAAGTTTGAAGAATTAATTCAGAGTCTTCAAGAAAAGAGTATAAAAGCAGAAAATGATGCACGAGCAGTTGAGATACTAAAACTTGAAGCTGAAAAGTATAAGGGTAAGTATGAAGAAAAGCTGTATAATCTGGAGAAGTCAAGAGAAAATGCACTTATTAATGCGCAAAGAGAGGCTAAGAGGCTTATTAAAGATGCAAAAGAAGAAGCTGACACAATTTTAAAAAATATGAGAGAGCTTGAACGATTAGGATATTCTTCTGAAGCAAGACAAAAACTTGAGGAAGAAAGAAAAAGGCTGAAAGATAGATTAGATAAGGCTGAGGATGTAATCAGTAGCGAGAACTTAAATCAAGGAGAAGAGCTTAAAAAAGTAAATGAGGGAGATGAGGTTTTTCTTCCATCCTTAAATCAAAAGGTTATAGTTTTATCAAAGCCAGATAATAAAGGGGAAGTACAAGTTCAAGCTGGAATTATGAAAATAAGTGTTAAGATAAAGGATTTAAGAGCTTCTAAAGTATCAAATGAGGAAAAAAAGAAAATTAAGAAGCGAGAACTTAAGTTAAGAGTTGCTTCAGTTGCTTCTTCTGTAGATTTAAGAGGAATGGATTCTGAAGAGGCTATTTATACAGTAGATAAATACCTGGATGATGCATATCTAGCAGGCCTAGGTGAAGTTACTATTGTACATGGAAAGGGAACTGGCATATTAAGAAAAGCAATAAACGATATGTTGAAAAAACATCCACATGTTAAGAATTACAGGCTTGGAGAATATGGGGAAGGCGGATCTGGGGTAACAGTTGTTGAACTTAAATAG
- a CDS encoding DUF3656 domain-containing U32 family peptidase — MKKIELLAPAGSIESLYAAVQMGADAVYMGGSKFSARAYASNFDEENMIKAINYCHSYGVKIYITLNILIKQNEIDEVVKYVKFLYEIGVDALIIQDLGLANIIRRNFPDFEIHASTQMTIHNGEGAILLRDFGFKRIVLSRELSLNEIEFISKELGIETEIFVHGALCICYSGQCLMSSMIGGRSGNRGRCAQPCRLPYTLIERKKGIEKQGYALSPKDICTLEHIEEIINSGTSSLKIEGRMKRPEYVAGVVESYRKAIDSVYSGKEFDYISENKKLLQLFNREGFSKAYLFGNSGKDMMAYRYPKNTGILIGKANKDASIILEESIAVRDGIRVREEGFTISRIIKDNKEVESASKGEIVQLIPTKYKQGDNLYKTADNSLLLNLKESYKNAYNKKINLTASVKFKISEPIELSTIFDGISFNVQGEVVENAINKPLTMEKLAENIKKSGDTSFKFDNVKFEYFENGFLPIADINSIRRELIDKIQSYINSRYKRDVVGKIDFKFKPQKLTRDFNCPKLLVNVSNKEQMKAALDKSVKSISFNPFMRGNYPELEDIKQIENVDFYIKVPSIIKKEFDLVCRRINDILPYIKGIITSNLGIIRKFQGKTKLIGDYKLNIFNSYAASFFEPYLDAVVPSVELNKKELKELMENNNLPVQYIIYGRTELMVSEYCPIGSMIGGKSNGVTCKSICESGEYFLRDRKNEEFVIKTDKFCRSYIYNVNATNLISNLDEIKNLGIESFRIDFINESYNECIEILNAFISGKWQGEFSSYTRGHFKRGVE; from the coding sequence ATGAAAAAGATAGAACTTTTAGCGCCTGCGGGAAGCATTGAGAGCTTATACGCAGCAGTACAAATGGGAGCAGATGCAGTTTATATGGGAGGTAGTAAATTCTCCGCTAGAGCATATGCTTCAAATTTCGATGAAGAAAATATGATAAAAGCAATTAACTATTGTCATAGTTATGGTGTAAAAATATATATAACTTTAAATATCCTAATAAAGCAAAATGAAATAGATGAAGTTGTGAAGTATGTAAAATTTTTGTATGAAATTGGAGTAGATGCACTTATAATCCAAGACTTGGGTTTAGCTAATATTATAAGGAGGAATTTTCCTGACTTTGAGATACATGCTTCTACTCAGATGACTATACATAATGGAGAAGGTGCTATTTTACTGCGGGATTTTGGATTCAAAAGAATTGTATTGTCCAGGGAATTGTCCTTAAATGAAATTGAGTTTATATCTAAAGAGCTTGGAATAGAAACTGAGATTTTTGTACACGGCGCTCTATGTATATGTTATTCAGGACAGTGTCTTATGAGCAGTATGATTGGGGGCAGGAGTGGCAATAGAGGAAGGTGTGCGCAGCCTTGTAGACTACCGTATACTTTAATAGAACGAAAAAAAGGTATAGAAAAACAAGGATATGCTTTAAGTCCTAAGGACATTTGTACTTTAGAACATATAGAAGAAATAATAAATTCTGGCACATCTTCATTAAAAATAGAAGGAAGAATGAAACGTCCAGAATATGTGGCTGGAGTAGTGGAAAGTTATAGAAAGGCAATTGATAGCGTATATTCAGGTAAAGAGTTTGATTATATATCTGAAAATAAAAAGCTTTTACAGCTTTTTAATAGAGAAGGTTTTTCTAAAGCATACCTGTTTGGAAATAGCGGAAAGGATATGATGGCTTACAGATATCCTAAAAATACTGGGATATTAATTGGAAAGGCAAATAAAGATGCTTCAATTATACTTGAAGAAAGTATAGCGGTAAGAGATGGAATTAGAGTAAGGGAAGAAGGCTTCACAATTTCAAGAATTATAAAAGATAATAAAGAAGTTGAGTCAGCTTCAAAGGGTGAAATAGTACAACTTATTCCAACAAAATATAAGCAGGGAGATAATCTATACAAAACTGCTGATAATTCTTTGTTATTAAATCTTAAAGAAAGCTATAAAAATGCATATAACAAAAAGATTAACTTAACTGCAAGTGTTAAATTTAAAATTAGTGAACCTATTGAATTAAGCACAATTTTTGATGGCATTAGCTTCAATGTACAAGGAGAAGTAGTAGAGAATGCAATTAATAAACCCCTTACAATGGAAAAGCTAGCAGAAAATATTAAGAAAAGTGGAGACACATCATTCAAATTTGATAATGTTAAGTTTGAGTATTTTGAGAATGGATTCTTACCTATTGCAGATATTAATTCCATTAGAAGAGAATTAATTGATAAGATTCAAAGCTACATTAATAGTAGGTATAAAAGAGATGTTGTGGGGAAAATAGATTTTAAATTTAAGCCTCAAAAACTTACTAGGGATTTTAATTGTCCTAAGCTTTTAGTTAATGTAAGCAATAAGGAACAAATGAAGGCTGCTTTAGATAAGAGTGTTAAAAGTATATCTTTTAATCCGTTTATGAGAGGAAATTATCCAGAATTAGAGGATATAAAACAAATAGAAAATGTTGATTTTTATATTAAGGTTCCTAGCATAATAAAAAAAGAATTTGATTTAGTATGCAGAAGAATTAATGATATTCTTCCTTATATAAAAGGCATAATCACATCTAACCTTGGAATAATAAGAAAATTTCAAGGGAAAACAAAGTTAATTGGTGATTATAAACTGAACATATTTAATAGTTATGCCGCAAGTTTTTTTGAACCTTATTTAGATGCCGTAGTTCCAAGTGTAGAATTGAATAAAAAAGAGCTAAAAGAACTAATGGAAAATAATAATTTGCCTGTTCAATATATAATATATGGGAGAACAGAATTAATGGTTTCTGAGTATTGCCCTATTGGAAGTATGATTGGAGGAAAATCCAATGGAGTAACCTGCAAGAGTATTTGCGAAAGTGGAGAATATTTTTTAAGAGATAGAAAAAATGAAGAATTTGTTATTAAGACCGATAAATTTTGCAGAAGCTATATTTATAATGTGAATGCAACAAATTTAATATCAAACTTAGATGAAATAAAGAACTTAGGTATAGAGTCATTTAGAATTGATTTTATCAATGAGAGTTATAATGAATGCATAGAAATATTAAATGCATTTATAAGTGGTAAGTGGCAGGGTGAATTTAGTAGTTACACCAGAGGCCATTTCAAAAGAGGAGTTGAATAA